AACAGCGACtgcttctctttctcctttttgtttgtttctctCTCTTGGAGCAGCTAATAAGCTATAGCTGCGTTTATTGGTTAATTTGAGAGAGATATATTAATTAGTGAGGAGTCTCCGAAAGAAAGCCACcattttcaattttatattagcAAACATATACTCCCTCTCTTGCTATCGCCTCTTTTTTTTCAGAAGGGTTGAAGGTGATTGCATAAACACTCACTgcaaagagaaaaaaaggagaaagaaaaggagAGAAGGAGAAAGACAGAGACGACAGACAGAGCGACAGcacaaacaagagagagagagagagagagagagagagagagagagagagagagagagagagagaggaattcAAGAAGCTTTCAATACCACAGAAGGGAAAACGATGTCTGAGAGCTTTACATCCTTTCATACTCTGCAACTCCTCGAGGTATATATATctatgtatataaatatacttGATGATGATGAACAAAGCTGAAAATGATAAGTATAGATGAAAAGagaacacaaaaattaaaaaagaacacCAACAACAAAGGGTAGTAGTAACCATTTTATcatttctctcctctctctatctctctctctctctctctctctctctctctctctctatatatatatatatatatatatatatatatatatattgtttataaTAATTCTTCTCATAGTGATATATTTAATCAGCTTGATGAATTAATGAGTACTCAAAGTACTCTTCCATGATGGGtattgtttgttatttgcttgtgtCTGACAAATCCATGCTGAATTGAACAGTAAATCAAGCGTGAAAAGAGAGGGAAGCGACTACAAAGCCAAcaaggggagggagagagagataaaaatgatgaggaagaagaTCAGTACTAGTTTTATGATATGGGCATAGTAACTTTACCGCCACTCCCACCACCGCCACCAAAGGGTAATCTTCATCATCGTCACCACTCAATTGATTCAGAAAACTACTCCAATCCTCCTAATTCTATGTCCCAAGACTACCACCAAGGCATCTTCACTTTCTCCAATGGCTTCGAGAGATCGGCTATGACAACTCACCAAgaacaacagcagcagcagcaacaccaCTTGGCACAGCAGATCCGGAGGGAAAAGCTGAGGGTGCAAGGCTTCGAAACCCCTCCCCCGCCGCCACTGGTTGGCCTAAACGAGGAAGAATCCAGTGGCCTCCCAGCATACGAAACCGCTGGGATGTTGTCTGAGATGTTCAATTACCCTCCAGGCGGTGGCCCTGTTGGGGCCGCCGAACTGCTAGAACATCCAATGTCAGCCAATTATCGGATGATGCCTCGGCCGCAGCAGGCTGCAGCAGTGTCTGCTGCGGCTGACTGGTACGGAAGAGTGGGTGGTGGTGGATTGGGACCATTGGGAGATTCAAAAAATCAGCACCATCATCAGATTTCAACAATTAATGCAGACTCAGCGGCAGCCATGCAGCTTTTTCTAATGAACCCATCACAACCAAGAtcgccttctcctcctccttctcacACCACTTCTTCCACCCTTCACATGTTGCTTCCAAACCCTTCCACCACCACCAATTCACTCCAAGGGTTTGCTGCCGCATCCGGTGGAGGGGCTTTTGGTCAATTCACTTGGGTCCCTGAGAGTCATCAAGGCCATGAAGCAGGAGGCAATACCGCTGGCGGCGGTGGTGAAATTGGTGGGGTTGTGGAAGGCCAAGGACTTTCATTGTCTCTATCAACTTCTTTGCAGCACTTGGAGGCAGCAAAGGCTGAGGAATTCAGGATGGGATCAGATAGTGCTAGTGGCTTGCTGTATTACAATAATCAAGGAGATCATCAACATCAAGGGTCTAATCCTCAGTATAAGAATTTGGGTTCCCATCATCATCAGGCATTGCATAGTTTGCAGCAAGGCGGCGTTGTAGGCGGTCATCACGTCAGTTTCGGGTCGTCGTCGTCCTTCGGGGTTGTGAACGTGTTGAGGAACTCCAAGTATGTGAAGGCTGCCCAAGAATTGTTGGAAGAGTTTTGCAGTGTGGGGAGGGGTCAGCTCAAGAAGAACAAGTTTGGTGGTAGTACAAGTGGTAGGCAGAACACCACCACAAACCCTAGTTCTAATCCAGCTAGTGGCGGTGGCGGTGATGGTGGTGcctcttcatcttcatcaaAGGATGTGCCTCCGTTGTCAGCCGCTGATAGGATTGAACATCAACGAAGGAAAGTCAAACTATTGTCCATGATTGATGAGGcatgtaatctctctctctctctctctctctctccaaagaCTTCTGCTTTTTTATTAGACCCCAAAATTTTTTCTCCCAAGTCACCGGACAAACATAGAAAATTCCGGCCACTtacaattatttaaaaaaatatatttctttaaaaaaataggTAAAAAAAGCCGGCTGATGTAATAGGGCTGTTCTTCTCTTTCATAGGGTCGAGGGTAGCTAGTCTTTGGTTTAAACACTACATTAAAATGATAATATATTTCACTGATCGAAATGGTTTATACTTTAGCTTCACATCATCATATTACGTATAGGAAGGTAGTTATGAATGTCAGTGCCTTTCTAGGTTATGATCATACTGTTCATAGTAATTTCTCGGGGAATCTATTGATATTATAACTTCGT
This is a stretch of genomic DNA from Malus domestica chromosome 02, GDT2T_hap1. It encodes these proteins:
- the LOC103407105 gene encoding BEL1-like homeodomain protein 2 (The RefSeq protein has 1 substitution compared to this genomic sequence) — protein: MGIVTLPPLPPPPPKGNLHHRHHSIDSENYSNPPNSMSQDYHQGIFTFSNGFERSAMTTHQEQQQQQQHHLAQQIRREKLRVQGFETPPPPPLVGLNEEESSGLPAYETAGMLSEMFNYPPGGGPVGAAELLEHPMSANYRMMPRPQQAAAVSAAADWYGRVGGGGLGPLGDSKNQHHHQISTINADSAAAMQLFLMNPSQPRSPSPPPSHTTSSTLHMLLPNPSTTTNSLQGFAAASGGGAFGQFTWVPESHQGHEAGGNTAGGGGEIGGVVEGQGLSLSLSTSLQHLEAAKAEEFRMGSDSASGLLYYNNQGDHQHQGSNPQYKNLGSHHHQALHSLQQGGVVGGHHVSFGSSSSFGVVNVLRNSKYVKAAQELLEEFCSVGRGQLKKNKFGGSTSGRQNTTTNPSSNPASGGGGDGGASSSSSKDVPPLSAADRIEHQRRKVKLLSMIDEVDRRYNHYCEQMQMVVNAFDLVMGFGAAVPYTALAQKAMSRHFRCLKDAIAAQLKHSCELIGEKDGAGTSGITKGETPRLKLLEQSLRQQRAFHQMGMMEQEAWRPQRGLPERSVNILRAWLFEHFLHPYPSDADKHLLARQTGLSRNQVSNWFINARVRLWKPMVEEMYQQEANEEEEVGEGGVGGATSAAADQERERNSNAGLAAQTPTPTTTTTTTTKNSPASKRSDINASENDPSLVAINRHQQQQHHHPMMATTTSTTVASPAYQCFPAAASDDTCRSYGTTSANANIAAHHDHQNSSNIDSSTTLISFGTTTAAGDVSLTLGLRHAGGGGGNNMPDKTSSSFSIRDFGGC
- the LOC103407105 gene encoding BEL1-like homeodomain protein 2 isoform X1, translated to MGIVTLPPLPPPPPKGNLHHRHHSIDSENYSNPPNSMSQDYHQGIFTFSNGFERSAMTTHQEQQQQQQHHLAQQIRREKLRVQGFETPPPPPLVGLNEEESSGLPAYETAGMLSEMFNYPPGGGPVGAAELLEHPMSANYRMMPRPQQAAAVSAAADWYGRVGGGGLGPLGDSKNQHHHQISTINADSAAAMQLFLMNPSQPRSPSPPPSHTTSSTLHMLLPNPSTTTNSLQGFAAASGGGAFGQFTWVPESHQGHEAGGNTAGGGGEIGGVVEGQGLSLSLSTSLQHLEAAKAEEFRMGSDSASGLLYYNNQGDHQHQGSNPQYKNLGSHHHQALHSLQQGGVVGGHHVSFGSSSSFGVVNVLRNSKYVKAAQELLEEFCSVGRGQLKKNKFGGSTSGRQNTTTNPSSNPASGGGGDGGASSSSSKDVPPLSAADRIEHQRRKVKLLSMIDEVDRRYNHYCEQMQMVVNAFDLVMGFGAAVPYTALAQKAMSRHFRCLKDAIAAQLKHSCELIGEKDGAGTSGITKGETPRLKLLEQSLRQQRAFHQMGMMEQEAWRPQRGLPERSVNILRAWLFEHFLHPYPSDADKHLLARQTGLSRNQVSNWFINARVRLWKPMVEEMYQQEANEEEEVGEGGVGGATSAAADQERERNSNAGLAAQTPTPTTTTTTTTKNSPASKRSDINASENDPSLVAINRHQQQHHHHPMMATTTSTTVASPAYQCFPAAASDDTCRSYGTTSANANIAAHHDHQNSSNIDSSTTLISFGTTTAAGDVSLTLGLRHAGGGGGNNMPDKTSSSFSIRDFGGC